The window GTGAGACGCTCTTGACGGTTCAGTTACAGAACAATGGTTTCTCCGGTGAGTTTCCTTCTAGTATCTGGACAGCTTCAAGTATGTATAGTTTACAGGTGAGTAACAACTCATTCACCGGAAAGTTACCGGAGAATGTTGCTTGGAACATGTCGAGGATCGAGATCGAAAACAATCGATTCTCCGGTGAGATTCCTCGGAAAATTGGAACTTGGTCTTCTCTAGTCGAGTTTAACGCGGGAAACAATCGGTTTTCCGGTGAGATTCCGAAGGAGTTGACTGCTTTATCGAATCTAATATCGTTATTTCTCGATGAGAATGATCTCTCGGGTGAGTTACCAGATGAGATCATCTCATGGAAGTCTTTGGTAACGTTAAGTCTATCCAAGAACAACCTTTCCGGGGGGATTCCTAGAGGTTTAGCATCGTTGCCGCGGTTGCTGAATCTTGATCTATCGGAGAATCAACTCTCCGGTGGAATCCCGCCTGAGATCGGGAATATGAAGCTGACGATACTTGATTTGTCATCAAATAGGCTCACTGGGGAGATTCCAGACCAATATGATAACCTTGCTTACGAGAGAAGTTTCTTGAACAACTCCAATCTCTGTGCAGACAAACCGGTAGTTAACTTACCGGATTGTCGGAAAGTGCTCGGGAAGTCGAAAGGTTTGCCGGGGAATATCCTATCGATGATTCTTGTAATCGCGGCTCTGCTTTTCGCAATCACTCTGTTTGTTACGTTCTTTGTGATTCGAGATTACACTAGGAAGCAAAGAACGAAGAGGAGAGGTTTAGAGACGTGGAAACTGACTTCGTTTCATAGAGTAGACTTTGCTGAATCTGACATCTTGTCGAATCTGATGGAACATAATGTGATCGGGAGTGGTGGATCGGGTAAAGTTTACAAGATATTCGTCGAAAGCTCGGGACAATGCGTGGCGGTGAAGAGGATATGGGACAGCAAGAAACTGGACCAGAAACTTGAGAAGGAGTTTATTGCTGAAGTTGAGATTCTTGGAACGATCAGGCACGCGAATATAGTGAAACTACTGTGTTGTATCTCGAGGGAGGATTCCAAGCTTCTTGTGTACGAGTATCTCGAGAAACGCAGTTTAGATCAATGGCTACATGGCAAGAAGAAGAGTAGTGTTACTGATGCTAATAAACTGAATTGGTCACAGAGGTTGAATATCGCGGTTGGAGCAGCTCAAGGACTTTGTTATATGCATCATGATTGCACTCCCGCGATCATACATAGAGATGTCAAGTCAAGCAACATCTTGCTTGATTCTGATTTCAACGCCAAGATTGCAGATTTCGGGTTGGCGAAATTGTTGATAAAGCAAAACCAAGAACCTCATACCATGTCGGCTGTTGCTGGATCCTTCGGTTACATTGCTCCAGGTATTGTCTCAACACTAATTGATTATAAGTGGTTCATGTCCTTGAATATATTTGATCaactcatttatatatatcattgtgCGATCTAACATTCTGTGTGTTGCAGAATACGCATATACATCAAAGGTGGATGAGAAGATAGATGTGTACAGCTTTGGGGTGGTTTTGCTAGAGCTGGTGACtggaagagaaggaaacaacGGAGATGAACACACAAACTTAGCTGACTGGTCATGGAGACATTACCAATCTGGGAAACCGACCGCAGAGGCATTTGATGAGGACATCAAAGAAGCTTCAATGACAGAGGCGATGACAACAGTTTTCAAGCTAGGTCTCATGTGTACTAACACATTGCCTAGTCACAGACCATCTATGAAAGAGATCTTGTATGTTCTTCGCCAACAAGGAGCTGAGGCGACAAAAAAGACTGCAACAGAGGCACACGAGGCACCTCTGCTCGTTAGTTTATCAGGTCGAAGGACAAGCAAAAGGGTACAAGATGAAGATTTAGGTTTTGTATAATCAATAATTACAACTTTGgtggttgtgttttttgttcACTAGGGATATAGAGAATGTAGAAATGTGTTTAGAAATTGTAAACTAAATGAAGTTTAAAGTTAAGAGTAAAATAATAACTAGCATCTTGTAACTGAGCCTCTACAATTTTGCTATTCCTTGTAGTAATAATAACACTCTTTATTTCGAATCAAAGGCAAAAAAACCATGCatacagaaacagaggaaagatAAGAGTGATTGATTTGAGTTACAAACAATAAGAATGAGAAATTTATTTAGAGTCTTGCTGAGCTTTCTTGAACTGAGCCTCGGTGTTTTTCCTTGCGCCGTGTAGAATGGTTTTGTCAGCAGTTATGAAGAACGCAGCGATGGAGGCTGTTCCGATTAATCACAAAGATTGAAATCAGGAaccagaataaaaaaaaaaaataacacaaaaggTAATGGAGAAATAAAACTCCACACAGTCATCAGTGCTTCTACAAACAATGTATTGAAAACAAGAGTTATGAGAGAGAGCTAAAAACCTGAAGATACAATGAGTGCTTGAGCAGTGTAGTTGAGGTTAGCCTTAGCCCATGGGATCATTCGAACCGCAGCTAACTGTTAAGCAAAACAAAGACGAGCTCAAGGTTTTACACACTTACATTACCAAGAATCTGACTCTCTCTACTTGGTGActctaaattctaaaatcaaGCATTGTtccaaaaagattaaaaaagggAGACAAAACTCTAAACTTTGTCCAAAGCATCAACAAGACAAGATACTGAAAACACAGAACACTAAAATCATGTCATAAACTCGGAACATTGAAAtgactaaatatatttttttttttgtattgatagAATAAATCTGGGAGATGAAATGATTACTGTGGGGATTGCACTGGCGACGGCAGCGACGGCGGCTGCTTTAGCTCCGGCAATAGCTCCGGCTGTAGcattaattgaattttttttttaaaaaatcatcaatttaaaAGGAAGGATTTTTagatgaaaagagagaaagagacctTGTTTGGAAGATTCGGCACGGCGGATCTTATCGATCTCGTCGGGAGAAGCTATGAGGAAGAGATTTTGCTGGCTCCGGTTAACCATTTTCCGACCGGTTTGTTTGATCTTTCAAtttgattgagagagagagagaaagagacggGTCGCGATTTGGTATTTTGCTTTGCTCTTTTATGTTCCGATGAGaattaaataattgtaaagaagataaataattcGTTAGCCAAAATTGAAATATGGAATGAATATAGGAATCTTTCgccaaaattgaaaacaaattgTCAAAGATTTTTAAGTCAATGAATATTAAGTACGTATTTGAATAATTATCGAGAGTAAAATGCTTACGTGACAAgtctatgatttttttatatatactaggttttttatttgatatattttggcgtgagtttatttgatatattttgatgaaaattatatataattgatgacgttaataaaatatcatcttataaaaaaattaaattagtattatcattttcattgtcaaaatttgtggtaattttcattgttatttttaccgtctggttattcgttatacttttttttttcttcttcctcg is drawn from Camelina sativa cultivar DH55 chromosome 8, Cs, whole genome shotgun sequence and contains these coding sequences:
- the LOC104706911 gene encoding receptor-like protein kinase 5, with product MTLLPLPFLFFILSSIPFSVFSQINDRSTLLNLKRVLGDPPSLRLWNDTSSPCNWPEITCTAGNVTEINFQNQNFTGTVPTTICDFPKLKSLNLSFNYFSGEFPTILYNCTKLQYLDLSQNYFNGSLPDDINRLSPELKYLDLAANSFAGDIPKNIGRISKLKVLNLYMSEYDGTFPSEIGDLSELEELRLALNDKFTPAKLPTEFGKLKKLKYMWLSEMNLIGEISAVDFENMTDLIHVDLSVNNITGRIPDGLFGLKNLTELYLYDNDLTGEIPKSISAVNMVTLDLSANNLTGSIPESIGNVKKLEVLNLFYNELTGEIPPVIGKLPELKNLMIFRNKLTGEIPADIGFNSKLERFEVSENLLTGKLPVNLCKGGKLLGVVVYTNNLTGEIPESLGDCETLLTVQLQNNGFSGEFPSSIWTASSMYSLQVSNNSFTGKLPENVAWNMSRIEIENNRFSGEIPRKIGTWSSLVEFNAGNNRFSGEIPKELTALSNLISLFLDENDLSGELPDEIISWKSLVTLSLSKNNLSGGIPRGLASLPRLLNLDLSENQLSGGIPPEIGNMKLTILDLSSNRLTGEIPDQYDNLAYERSFLNNSNLCADKPVVNLPDCRKVLGKSKGLPGNILSMILVIAALLFAITLFVTFFVIRDYTRKQRTKRRGLETWKLTSFHRVDFAESDILSNLMEHNVIGSGGSGKVYKIFVESSGQCVAVKRIWDSKKLDQKLEKEFIAEVEILGTIRHANIVKLLCCISREDSKLLVYEYLEKRSLDQWLHGKKKSSVTDANKLNWSQRLNIAVGAAQGLCYMHHDCTPAIIHRDVKSSNILLDSDFNAKIADFGLAKLLIKQNQEPHTMSAVAGSFGYIAPEYAYTSKVDEKIDVYSFGVVLLELVTGREGNNGDEHTNLADWSWRHYQSGKPTAEAFDEDIKEASMTEAMTTVFKLGLMCTNTLPSHRPSMKEILYVLRQQGAEATKKTATEAHEAPLLVSLSGRRTSKRVQDEDLGFV
- the LOC104706910 gene encoding early nodulin-93, producing the protein MVNRSQQNLFLIASPDEIDKIRRAESSKQAGAIAGAKAAAVAAVASAIPTLAAVRMIPWAKANLNYTAQALIVSSASIAAFFITADKTILHGARKNTEAQFKKAQQDSK